A genomic segment from Stappia indica encodes:
- the uxaC gene encoding glucuronate isomerase: MALLDEDRLFPVEPRTRGLARDIYRTIRDLPIVSPHGHTDPAWFALNEPFPDPAELFVVPDHYVFRMLCSQGIPLTDLGVPRVDGGTSERDPRRIWQLFADNFHLFRGTPSALWLNHAFQEVFGIDEPLGPKTATRIYDHIADCLARPQFRPRALFDRFNIEVIATTESALDSLEHHRTIRESGWDGRVITAYRPDAVIDPEFEGFAANVARLGEITGEDTTTWPGYLAAHRARRAFFKQHGATSTDHGAPSARTEDLSPAEAAGLFDKALAGRCTAEEADRFRGHMLTEMARMSLDDGLVMQIHPGAFRNHSPAIMARHGRDKGFDVPTRTDYVRALKPLLDAVGHEPGLTIILFTLDETSYARELAPLAGAYPVLRLGPPWWFHDSAEGMRRFREMATETAGFYNTVGFNDDTRAFCSIPARHDVARRSDAAFLATLVATGRLGEGEAYEVARDLTYTLVKAAYRL, translated from the coding sequence ATGGCGCTACTGGACGAGGACCGGCTGTTTCCGGTGGAGCCGCGCACGCGCGGCCTTGCCCGCGACATCTACCGGACCATCCGCGACCTGCCCATCGTCAGCCCGCACGGCCATACGGATCCGGCGTGGTTCGCGCTGAACGAGCCCTTCCCCGATCCGGCCGAGCTTTTCGTGGTGCCGGACCACTACGTCTTCCGCATGCTGTGTTCGCAGGGAATCCCGCTGACCGATCTCGGCGTGCCCCGTGTCGACGGCGGCACGAGCGAGCGCGACCCGCGCCGCATCTGGCAGCTCTTTGCCGACAATTTCCACCTCTTCCGCGGCACGCCCTCCGCGCTCTGGCTGAACCACGCCTTCCAGGAAGTTTTCGGCATCGACGAGCCGCTGGGCCCAAAGACCGCGACCCGCATCTACGACCACATTGCCGACTGCCTTGCCCGGCCGCAGTTCCGGCCGCGCGCCTTGTTCGATCGCTTCAACATCGAGGTCATCGCCACGACGGAATCGGCGCTCGACTCGCTGGAGCATCATCGCACGATCCGCGAGAGCGGCTGGGACGGCCGGGTGATCACCGCCTATCGGCCCGATGCGGTGATCGATCCCGAGTTCGAGGGCTTTGCCGCCAACGTCGCCCGTCTCGGCGAGATCACCGGCGAGGACACGACGACCTGGCCGGGTTATCTCGCCGCCCACCGTGCGCGGCGCGCCTTCTTCAAGCAGCACGGCGCCACCTCGACCGACCACGGCGCGCCCAGCGCCCGCACCGAGGATCTGTCCCCGGCCGAGGCCGCCGGCCTCTTCGACAAGGCGCTGGCCGGACGCTGCACGGCGGAGGAAGCCGACCGGTTCCGCGGCCACATGCTGACCGAGATGGCGCGCATGAGCCTCGACGACGGACTGGTGATGCAGATCCATCCCGGTGCGTTCCGCAACCATTCGCCGGCGATCATGGCCCGGCACGGCCGCGACAAGGGCTTCGACGTGCCGACGCGCACCGACTACGTGCGGGCGCTCAAGCCGCTGCTCGACGCGGTCGGCCACGAGCCCGGCCTCACCATCATCCTCTTCACGCTGGACGAGACGTCCTATGCGCGCGAGCTGGCGCCGCTCGCCGGCGCCTATCCGGTGCTGCGCCTCGGCCCGCCCTGGTGGTTCCACGACAGCGCGGAAGGCATGCGCCGTTTCCGCGAAATGGCGACGGAAACCGCCGGTTTCTACAACACGGTCGGGTTCAACGACGACACCCGCGCCTTCTGTTCCATCCCCGCCCGCCATGACGTGGCCCGGCGGTCGGATGCGGCATTCCTTGCCACACTCGTCGCCACAGGGAGGCTCGGCGAGGGCGAGGCATACGAGGTCGCACGCGACCTCACCTACACCCTGGTCAAGGCAGCCTACAGGCTGTGA
- a CDS encoding TRAP transporter substrate-binding protein: MKHWKTMTAAFGLLAASAMTVQAADIVLRSSDTHPDGYPTVEAVKYLGDLVKERSNGRIEIEVFHSAQLGQEKDTIEQTQFGVIDMNRVSLGPFNNIIEETQVPSLPYIFRSVDHMHKVMDGEIGQEILDAFSAHDLVGLVFYDAGSRSFYNRQKPVESMADLSGMKFRVMQSDLFVDMVNALGANATPMPYGEVYSSIQTGVIDGAENNWPSFESSGHFEVAGYYTLDEHLIVPEVLVMSKKSWDKLSAEDQALIRQAAKDSVPHMRKLWAEREAASEAKVREAGVKIVNDIDKTPFIEAMKPVYEKYVTSDKLKDLVARIQATE, encoded by the coding sequence ATGAAACACTGGAAGACCATGACGGCAGCCTTCGGACTGCTTGCCGCCTCCGCCATGACGGTGCAGGCGGCCGACATCGTCCTGCGGTCCTCGGACACCCATCCGGACGGGTATCCGACTGTCGAGGCGGTCAAGTATCTGGGCGACCTCGTCAAGGAGCGCTCCAACGGCCGCATCGAGATCGAGGTGTTCCACTCGGCCCAGCTTGGCCAGGAGAAGGACACGATCGAACAGACCCAGTTCGGCGTGATCGACATGAACCGCGTCTCGCTCGGGCCGTTCAACAACATCATCGAGGAGACCCAGGTTCCCTCGCTGCCCTACATCTTCCGCTCCGTCGACCACATGCACAAGGTGATGGACGGCGAGATCGGCCAGGAGATCCTCGACGCCTTCTCCGCCCATGACCTCGTCGGCCTCGTCTTCTACGATGCCGGTTCGCGCTCCTTCTACAACCGCCAGAAGCCGGTCGAGAGCATGGCCGACCTGTCGGGCATGAAGTTCCGCGTCATGCAGTCGGACCTGTTCGTCGACATGGTCAACGCGCTCGGCGCCAACGCGACGCCGATGCCTTATGGCGAGGTCTATTCCTCGATCCAGACCGGCGTCATCGACGGTGCCGAGAACAACTGGCCGTCCTTCGAGAGCTCCGGCCATTTCGAGGTCGCCGGCTACTACACGCTCGACGAGCACCTGATCGTGCCGGAAGTCCTGGTCATGTCGAAGAAGAGCTGGGACAAGCTCTCGGCCGAGGACCAGGCCTTGATCCGCCAGGCCGCCAAGGACTCCGTCCCGCACATGCGCAAGCTGTGGGCCGAGCGCGAGGCCGCCTCCGAGGCCAAGGTGCGCGAGGCCGGTGTGAAGATCGTCAACGACATCGACAAGACGCCGTTCATCGAGGCGATGAAGCCGGTCTACGAGAAATACGTGACCTCCGACAAGCTGAAGGACCTCGTCGCCCGTATCCAGGCGACCGAGTGA
- a CDS encoding TRAP transporter small permease, with product MRDIARITGTMGRIALWLSGTGLVLMTAFISVQVFWRYALNDSQSWTEPASVMLMGWFIFLGAAVGIREGYHLSFDVLLYVLPLKVKLALHSVSDAVVIAFGAGMVWYGAELAAKTAGNKLPSLGISGAFDFLPLVGGGVLIVLFSLERLARRAAGLPTARFGETELED from the coding sequence ATGCGCGACATCGCGCGGATCACGGGCACCATGGGCCGCATCGCCCTGTGGCTGTCGGGCACGGGCCTCGTGCTGATGACCGCATTCATTTCGGTCCAGGTCTTCTGGCGCTATGCGCTCAACGACAGCCAGTCCTGGACGGAGCCCGCATCGGTGATGCTGATGGGCTGGTTCATCTTCCTCGGCGCTGCCGTCGGCATCCGCGAGGGCTACCACCTGTCCTTCGACGTGCTGCTCTACGTGCTGCCGCTGAAGGTCAAGCTGGCGCTGCACTCGGTCTCCGACGCGGTGGTCATCGCCTTCGGTGCGGGCATGGTCTGGTACGGCGCCGAACTCGCCGCCAAGACCGCCGGCAACAAGCTGCCCTCGCTCGGCATTTCCGGTGCGTTCGACTTCCTGCCCCTCGTCGGCGGCGGGGTCCTCATCGTCCTGTTCTCGCTCGAGCGCCTCGCCCGCCGCGCCGCCGGCCTGCCGACCGCCCGCTTCGGCGAAACCGAACTGGAGGATTGA
- a CDS encoding TRAP transporter large permease yields the protein MELLILFGTFTVLLLIGTPVAFCLGVSSFATIAYMGLPPVVVFQRLNSGVSVFALMAIPFFIYAGELMVRGDIARRLVALAGALVGHLRGGLGQVNITASVLFGGISGSAAADASAIGGLMIPQMKARGYDVDYGVNVTVVSSIIALMLPPSHNMIIYSISAGGRISIADLFTAGILPGLLLALSLMFAAWYVAKKRNYPIDPFQGWGMVGHLLINATPGILLIAIIFGGVRSGIFTASESSCIAVVYALFITAVAYRTMHWQNFVLATTAAVRTTAMVLLVIGCAASFGWLLAVLRVPATLVAVMQDVSQNPLLVLLLINVILLILGTFMDMSPLIVITTPIFLPVAQAFGVDPVHFGVILILNLGIGLCTPPVGAVLFVGCAVGRITVWDAVRTIWPFYFAAVGTLLLVTYVPALSLWLPSLFH from the coding sequence ATGGAACTGTTGATCCTCTTCGGCACCTTTACCGTCCTGCTGCTGATCGGCACGCCCGTCGCCTTCTGCCTCGGCGTCTCGTCCTTCGCCACCATCGCCTATATGGGCCTGCCGCCGGTCGTCGTTTTCCAGCGGCTGAACTCCGGCGTCTCGGTCTTCGCGCTGATGGCGATCCCGTTCTTCATCTATGCGGGCGAGCTGATGGTGCGCGGGGATATCGCCCGCCGGCTGGTGGCGCTGGCCGGCGCCCTGGTCGGCCACCTGCGCGGCGGCCTCGGCCAGGTCAACATCACCGCCTCGGTGCTGTTCGGCGGCATCTCCGGCTCGGCCGCGGCCGACGCCTCGGCCATCGGCGGCCTGATGATCCCGCAGATGAAGGCGCGCGGCTACGACGTCGACTACGGCGTCAACGTCACGGTCGTCTCCTCGATCATCGCATTGATGCTGCCGCCCTCGCACAACATGATCATCTATTCGATCTCGGCAGGCGGGCGCATCTCCATCGCCGACCTGTTCACCGCCGGCATCCTGCCCGGCCTGCTGCTGGCGCTGTCGCTCATGTTCGCGGCCTGGTACGTCGCCAAGAAGCGCAACTACCCCATCGACCCGTTCCAGGGCTGGGGCATGGTCGGCCACCTGCTGATCAACGCGACCCCCGGCATCCTGCTGATCGCCATCATCTTCGGCGGCGTGCGCTCCGGCATCTTCACCGCCTCGGAAAGCTCCTGCATCGCGGTCGTCTACGCGCTCTTCATCACCGCCGTCGCCTACCGCACCATGCACTGGCAGAACTTCGTGCTGGCGACGACCGCCGCGGTGCGCACCACCGCCATGGTGCTGCTGGTGATCGGCTGCGCCGCCTCTTTCGGCTGGCTGCTCGCCGTGCTTCGCGTCCCCGCGACGCTCGTCGCGGTCATGCAGGACGTCTCGCAGAACCCGCTGCTGGTCCTGCTGTTGATCAACGTGATCCTGCTGATCCTCGGCACGTTCATGGACATGTCGCCGCTGATCGTCATCACCACGCCGATCTTCCTGCCCGTCGCCCAGGCCTTCGGCGTCGACCCGGTCCATTTCGGCGTCATCCTGATCCTCAATCTCGGCATCGGTCTGTGCACCCCGCCGGTCGGCGCGGTGCTCTTCGTCGGCTGCGCCGTCGGCCGGATCACCGTGTGGGATGCCGTCCGCACGATCTGGCCCTTCTACTTCGCCGCCGTCGGGACCCTGCTGCTCGTCACCTACGTGCCGGCGCTGTCGCTCTGGCTGCCGTCGCTGTTCCACTGA
- a CDS encoding cupin domain-containing protein, whose product MSPLATFPEVATGPGITRRVVTDSPQMMVVAFTFEAGAEGPLHNHPHIQSTYVESGRFVFSLDGEEFEVGPGDSFVIPSNAVHGCRCLQAGRLIDGFTPRRDDFL is encoded by the coding sequence ATGTCTCCCCTTGCCACCTTTCCGGAAGTCGCGACCGGACCGGGGATAACCCGCCGGGTCGTCACGGACAGTCCGCAGATGATGGTCGTCGCCTTCACCTTCGAAGCCGGCGCGGAAGGTCCGCTGCACAACCACCCGCACATCCAGTCGACCTATGTGGAAAGCGGCCGCTTCGTCTTCTCGCTGGATGGCGAGGAATTCGAGGTCGGCCCAGGGGACAGTTTCGTCATCCCCTCCAACGCGGTGCACGGCTGCCGCTGCCTTCAGGCAGGGCGCCTGATCGACGGCTTCACGCCGCGCCGCGACGACTTCCTCTGA
- the kduI gene encoding 5-dehydro-4-deoxy-D-glucuronate isomerase produces the protein MLSVETRHAVHQDHAKGMDTDELRRHFHAGGLFRDGEIRLVYTHYDRFVLGGAVPGAGKLTLDKVEETRTATFLERREMAVVNIGATGEVSTDGDSWTLERGDVLYLGMGAGPVTFSGGGRFYITSAPAHRSLPARLIRLSEANSLKLGATETSNKRTINQFVHPLVMESCQLVLGYTTLEDGSVWNTMPAHVHDRRMEAYLYFDMTEDQRVLHLMGEPQQTRHLIVANEEAAISPPWSIHSGAGTGSYTFIWAMAGDNVDYTDMDFVSMAEMK, from the coding sequence ATGCTGAGCGTAGAGACCCGCCACGCCGTCCACCAGGACCATGCCAAGGGCATGGACACGGACGAGCTGCGCCGCCACTTCCATGCCGGAGGCCTGTTCCGCGACGGCGAGATCCGCCTCGTCTACACCCATTACGACCGCTTCGTGCTGGGCGGCGCGGTGCCGGGCGCCGGCAAGCTGACCCTCGACAAGGTCGAGGAGACCCGCACCGCCACCTTCCTGGAACGGCGCGAGATGGCCGTCGTCAACATCGGCGCCACCGGCGAGGTCTCCACGGACGGCGACAGCTGGACGCTGGAGCGCGGCGACGTGCTCTATCTCGGCATGGGTGCCGGCCCGGTCACCTTCTCCGGCGGCGGGCGGTTCTACATCACCTCCGCCCCGGCCCACCGCTCCCTGCCCGCGCGGCTGATCCGCCTGTCGGAGGCCAACAGCCTGAAGCTCGGCGCCACCGAGACCTCGAACAAGCGCACCATCAACCAGTTCGTCCATCCGCTGGTGATGGAAAGCTGCCAGCTCGTGCTCGGCTACACCACGCTGGAGGACGGCTCGGTCTGGAACACCATGCCGGCCCATGTCCACGACCGGCGGATGGAGGCCTATCTCTACTTCGACATGACGGAGGATCAGCGCGTCCTGCACCTGATGGGCGAGCCGCAGCAGACCCGCCACCTCATCGTCGCCAACGAGGAAGCCGCGATCTCGCCGCCCTGGTCGATCCACTCGGGCGCGGGCACCGGCAGCTACACGTTCATCTGGGCGATGGCCGGCGATAATGTCGACTATACGGACATGGACTTCGTCAGCATGGCGGAGATGAAATGA
- the kduD gene encoding 2-dehydro-3-deoxy-D-gluconate 5-dehydrogenase KduD, whose product MSPSFSLSGRKALVTGANTGIGQAIALALAAAGAEVTCAGRRSCLETVAAIEAAGGRASSLALDLADPMAARDVFAGTGHSILVNNAGIIRRGDSADFTEGDWDAVMDVNLKALFFTTQAFARDLLARGEGGAVVNIASMLSFQGGIRVPSYTAAKHGVAGVTKILANEWAAKGINVNAIAPGYIATNNTKALREDPDRSAAILERIPAGHWGAPEDIAGTAVFLCSPAARYVHGAVIPVDGGWLAR is encoded by the coding sequence ATGAGCCCCTCCTTCTCGCTCTCCGGCCGCAAGGCGCTGGTGACCGGCGCCAATACCGGCATCGGCCAGGCCATCGCGCTGGCGCTGGCCGCCGCAGGCGCGGAAGTGACCTGCGCCGGCCGCCGCTCCTGCCTTGAGACCGTCGCCGCGATCGAGGCGGCCGGCGGCCGCGCGTCCTCGCTCGCCCTCGATCTCGCCGACCCGATGGCGGCGCGCGACGTCTTTGCCGGCACGGGACATTCGATCCTCGTCAACAATGCCGGCATCATCCGCCGCGGGGACAGCGCCGACTTCACGGAAGGTGACTGGGACGCGGTGATGGACGTCAATCTCAAGGCGCTGTTCTTCACCACCCAGGCCTTCGCCCGCGACCTGCTGGCGCGCGGCGAGGGCGGCGCGGTCGTCAACATCGCCTCCATGCTGTCCTTCCAGGGCGGCATCCGCGTGCCGTCCTACACCGCCGCCAAGCACGGGGTTGCGGGGGTTACCAAGATCCTCGCCAACGAGTGGGCGGCAAAAGGCATCAACGTCAACGCCATCGCGCCCGGCTATATCGCCACCAACAACACCAAGGCGCTGCGCGAGGATCCGGACCGCTCCGCCGCGATCCTCGAGCGTATCCCGGCCGGTCATTGGGGCGCGCCCGAGGACATCGCCGGCACCGCCGTCTTCCTCTGCTCCCCGGCCGCCCGCTACGTGCACGGCGCGGTGATCCCTGTCGATGGAGGCTGGCTTGCCCGCTGA
- a CDS encoding mannitol dehydrogenase family protein, whose amino-acid sequence MPADLPHLTPRREGPRPGTGIVHLGLGAFFRAHGALYIAEAMAASGGDWGIVGVSLKRPDQRDRLAPQDFAYTALELGPGGEVPRIVDVLAGVLVAPEDPEAVVALMAAPATRIVTLTVTEKGYCHEPATGRLSLTHPDIAADLADPARPASALGFLVRALARRRAAGIKPFTVLTCDNLPHNGAMLRGLVLELAERIDPGLSQWIAAEGRFPSTMVDRIVPATSPADLDHVARLIGCRDESPVLHEPFRQWVIEDDFVGGDRPDLAACGAELVTDVAPYELMKLRCLNGTHSSLAYLGYLAGFETIAETVADPAFSAFLDNLWAEEILPGLTPPPGVDLAAYAARLKERYANPAIRHRTWQIAMDGSQKLPQRILGQLEEGLAAGRPMSGLILAVAAWITYVGGTDLSGKSIDVRDPMADRLRALCDAADGSAAKVAALLGLREIFPASLAGNTAFRARLAEAHAGLAERGARAMVEACHA is encoded by the coding sequence TTGCCCGCTGACCTGCCCCACCTGACGCCCCGCCGCGAAGGCCCCCGCCCCGGCACCGGCATCGTCCATCTCGGCCTCGGCGCCTTCTTCCGCGCCCATGGCGCCCTCTACATCGCCGAGGCGATGGCCGCGTCCGGCGGCGACTGGGGCATTGTCGGCGTCTCGCTGAAACGGCCGGACCAGCGCGACCGGCTGGCGCCGCAGGACTTCGCGTATACCGCGCTGGAGCTCGGCCCCGGCGGCGAGGTGCCGCGCATCGTCGATGTGCTGGCCGGCGTCCTCGTCGCGCCGGAAGATCCGGAAGCGGTGGTCGCGCTGATGGCCGCCCCCGCCACCCGCATCGTCACCCTGACGGTCACCGAAAAGGGCTATTGCCACGAGCCGGCGACCGGACGGCTGTCGCTCACCCATCCCGACATCGCAGCCGATCTTGCCGATCCGGCGCGGCCCGCCTCTGCCCTCGGCTTCCTGGTGCGCGCGCTTGCCCGCCGCCGCGCGGCGGGGATCAAGCCCTTCACCGTGCTGACCTGCGACAACCTCCCCCACAACGGCGCGATGCTGCGCGGCCTGGTGCTGGAGCTGGCCGAGCGGATCGACCCGGGCCTTTCGCAGTGGATCGCGGCGGAAGGCCGCTTCCCCTCCACCATGGTCGACCGGATCGTGCCGGCGACCAGCCCGGCCGATCTCGACCATGTCGCCCGCCTGATCGGCTGCCGGGACGAAAGCCCGGTGCTGCACGAGCCGTTTCGCCAGTGGGTGATCGAGGACGATTTCGTCGGCGGCGACCGGCCGGACCTTGCGGCCTGCGGCGCGGAACTCGTCACGGACGTCGCCCCGTACGAGCTGATGAAGCTGCGCTGCCTCAACGGCACGCACAGCTCGCTCGCCTATCTCGGCTACCTTGCCGGCTTTGAGACCATCGCCGAGACCGTCGCCGATCCGGCCTTCTCGGCTTTTCTGGATAACCTATGGGCCGAGGAGATCCTGCCCGGCCTCACCCCGCCGCCCGGCGTCGACCTTGCCGCCTATGCCGCCCGGCTGAAAGAGCGCTACGCCAATCCGGCGATCCGCCACCGCACCTGGCAGATCGCCATGGACGGCTCGCAGAAACTGCCGCAGCGCATTCTCGGGCAGCTGGAGGAAGGGCTTGCCGCCGGCCGGCCGATGTCCGGCCTTATCCTCGCGGTCGCCGCGTGGATAACCTATGTCGGCGGCACCGATCTTTCAGGGAAATCCATCGACGTGCGCGACCCGATGGCCGACCGCCTGCGCGCCCTGTGCGATGCGGCGGACGGTTCGGCCGCGAAGGTCGCCGCCCTTTTGGGCCTGCGCGAGATCTTTCCGGCAAGCCTTGCCGGCAACACAGCGTTCCGCGCCCGTCTCGCCGAGGCCCATGCGGGCCTTGCAGAGCGGGGCGCCCGCGCAATGGTCGAGGCCTGTCATGCTTGA
- the uxuA gene encoding mannonate dehydratase yields MLESWRWYGPLDRIGLHEISQTGARGVVTALHEISYGEVWTRQAIAARKELIAASGLDLSWQVVESLPVHERIKRGEGDLAPLFANYRQSLANLAAEGIFTVCYNFMPLLDWTRTDLASPVRGGGTCLRFDAARMCALEMFMLEREGAADDYPDEVRTRARQWFEASDPAAREELVASIMAGLPGAYDRYDIPALRRALTLYDGIDADALRANFSRFLKEVVPTAAELGMRLCVHPDDPPRDILGLPRIVSDADDIAWILGQDEATANGLTLCSGSLGANPENDVPAIARRFAPRIHFAHLRNVAKEADGSFEEAAHLAGDTDMVALAAALLAEERRRRNEGRADTDIPFRPDHGHELLSDFDRDTHPGYPLIGRMRGLAELRGVVTALSHPGTRHA; encoded by the coding sequence ATGCTTGAGAGTTGGCGCTGGTACGGACCGCTCGACCGCATCGGGCTTCACGAGATTTCGCAGACCGGCGCGCGGGGAGTAGTCACCGCGCTGCACGAGATTTCCTATGGCGAGGTCTGGACCCGGCAGGCCATCGCCGCCCGCAAGGAGCTGATCGCCGCATCCGGGCTCGACCTCTCATGGCAGGTGGTGGAGAGCCTGCCGGTGCACGAACGCATCAAGCGCGGCGAGGGCGACCTTGCCCCGCTGTTTGCCAACTATCGCCAGTCGCTGGCGAACCTTGCGGCCGAAGGCATCTTCACCGTCTGCTACAACTTCATGCCGCTGCTGGACTGGACGCGGACCGATCTCGCCAGCCCGGTCCGCGGCGGCGGCACCTGCCTGCGCTTCGACGCAGCACGCATGTGCGCGCTGGAAATGTTCATGCTGGAGCGCGAGGGCGCTGCGGACGACTACCCGGACGAGGTGCGCACCCGCGCCCGCCAGTGGTTCGAGGCAAGCGATCCGGCCGCCCGCGAGGAGCTCGTCGCATCGATCATGGCGGGCCTGCCCGGCGCTTACGACCGCTACGACATCCCGGCCCTGCGCCGGGCGCTGACGCTGTATGACGGCATCGACGCGGATGCCCTGCGGGCAAATTTCTCCCGCTTTCTCAAGGAGGTGGTGCCGACGGCGGCCGAACTCGGCATGCGCCTGTGCGTCCACCCGGACGACCCGCCGCGCGACATTCTCGGCCTGCCGCGCATCGTCTCGGATGCCGACGACATCGCCTGGATTCTCGGCCAGGACGAGGCGACGGCGAACGGCCTGACCCTGTGCTCCGGCTCGCTCGGCGCCAATCCGGAAAACGACGTGCCGGCGATTGCCCGGCGCTTTGCCCCGCGCATCCATTTCGCCCATCTGCGCAATGTCGCGAAGGAGGCGGACGGCAGCTTCGAGGAAGCAGCCCACCTTGCCGGCGACACCGACATGGTGGCGCTTGCCGCCGCGCTGCTGGCCGAGGAACGCCGGCGCCGGAACGAGGGCCGGGCGGATACAGATATCCCCTTCCGCCCCGACCACGGACACGAGCTGCTGTCTGACTTCGACCGCGACACCCATCCGGGTTATCCTCTGATCGGACGCATGCGCGGCCTTGCCGAGCTGCGCGGCGTCGTCACGGCCCTCTCCCATCCCGGAACCCGTCATGCCTGA
- a CDS encoding UxaA family hydrolase yields the protein MPDTATGLVDRPPLVLSERDNVAVLAARAEAGSDPLGVGAPLSAAIAPGHKIARRAIGAGEPVVKYGQVIGYATVAIAAGTHVHSHNCEIGEHERAYRISDKLDEARAAIPRLDQVTIAESFLGYPRTDGRAGTRNMIALVATVNCSATVVRRAADILNASGMLDEWPNIDGVVAFAHGTGCGMSSSGPGWEILQRVLWGHATHPNVGAAVFVGLGCEVMQVARMKALYSDGAETRFHGLAIQENGGTHATIERIVETVRELLPEVNRTARRPVPVAALKLGLQCGGSDGWSGITANPALGIACDLLVAQGATVVLSETPEIFGAEQLLLSRAASQEVADRLIERIRWWEDYAAQNGASLDQNPSPGNKAGGLTTILEKSLGAVAKAGATPLNEVVGYGEQVKGPGLVFMDTPGYDPVSATGQIAGGCQLVAFTTGRGSAFGSKPAPTLKIATSDRLYRAMREDMDVNAGEVLETGVSLAEKGREIHDRLIAAASGEQTKSEALGLGDHEFVPWQIGAVL from the coding sequence ATGCCTGATACTGCAACCGGCCTTGTCGACCGTCCGCCGCTCGTGCTTTCGGAGCGCGACAATGTCGCGGTGCTTGCCGCCCGCGCGGAGGCCGGCAGCGATCCGCTGGGCGTGGGCGCGCCGCTGTCCGCCGCGATCGCGCCGGGGCACAAGATCGCCCGCCGCGCCATCGGCGCCGGCGAGCCGGTGGTCAAGTACGGGCAGGTGATCGGCTATGCCACGGTCGCGATTGCCGCCGGCACGCATGTCCATTCGCACAATTGCGAGATCGGCGAGCACGAACGCGCCTACCGCATCTCCGACAAGCTGGATGAGGCGCGCGCCGCCATTCCGCGCCTCGACCAGGTGACCATCGCGGAGAGCTTCCTCGGCTACCCGCGCACTGATGGGCGCGCCGGCACGCGCAACATGATCGCGCTGGTCGCCACGGTGAACTGCTCGGCGACGGTGGTGCGGCGGGCCGCCGACATCCTCAACGCCTCCGGCATGCTGGACGAATGGCCGAACATCGACGGCGTCGTCGCCTTCGCCCACGGCACCGGCTGCGGCATGTCGTCGAGCGGTCCGGGCTGGGAGATTCTTCAGCGCGTGCTGTGGGGCCATGCGACCCATCCCAATGTCGGTGCAGCGGTTTTCGTCGGCCTCGGCTGCGAGGTGATGCAGGTGGCGCGCATGAAGGCGCTCTACTCGGACGGCGCGGAGACCCGCTTCCACGGCCTTGCGATCCAGGAAAACGGCGGCACCCACGCCACCATCGAGCGGATCGTCGAGACCGTGCGCGAGCTGCTGCCGGAGGTGAACCGGACCGCCCGCCGTCCGGTGCCGGTCGCGGCGCTGAAGCTCGGCCTGCAATGCGGCGGCTCGGACGGCTGGTCGGGGATCACCGCCAATCCGGCGCTCGGCATCGCCTGCGACCTGTTGGTGGCGCAAGGAGCGACCGTCGTTCTGTCGGAAACCCCGGAAATCTTTGGCGCCGAACAGCTTTTGCTATCGCGCGCGGCCTCGCAGGAGGTCGCCGACCGCCTGATCGAGCGCATCCGCTGGTGGGAGGACTATGCGGCGCAGAACGGCGCCTCGCTCGACCAGAATCCCAGCCCCGGCAACAAGGCCGGCGGCCTCACCACCATCCTGGAAAAGTCGCTCGGCGCCGTTGCCAAGGCCGGCGCCACGCCGCTGAACGAGGTCGTCGGCTACGGCGAACAGGTGAAGGGGCCGGGCCTCGTCTTCATGGACACGCCGGGCTACGACCCGGTCTCGGCGACGGGGCAGATCGCCGGCGGCTGCCAGCTGGTCGCCTTCACCACCGGACGCGGCTCGGCCTTCGGCTCCAAGCCCGCGCCGACCCTGAAGATCGCCACCAGCGACCGGCTCTACCGGGCGATGCGCGAGGACATGGACGTCAATGCCGGGGAAGTGCTGGAAACCGGCGTGTCGCTGGCCGAGAAGGGCCGCGAGATCCATGACCGGCTGATCGCAGCCGCCTCGGGCGAACAGACGAAATCGGAGGCCCTGGGCCTCGGCGACCACGAATTCGTGCCCTGGCAGATCGGCGCGGTGCTGTAG
- a CDS encoding cold-shock protein, which yields MNTGTVKFFNSTKGFGFIEQGGGQPDVFVHISAVERAGMTSLVEGQKVSFEIVTDRRSGKAAADNLQVA from the coding sequence ATGAACACCGGTACCGTTAAGTTCTTCAATTCCACCAAGGGCTTTGGCTTCATCGAGCAGGGCGGCGGTCAGCCCGACGTCTTCGTTCACATCTCCGCAGTCGAGCGCGCTGGCATGACCAGCCTCGTCGAGGGCCAGAAGGTCAGCTTCGAGATCGTCACCGATCGCCGCAGCGGCAAGGCTGCTGCCGACAACCTGCAGGTCGCGTAA